From Candidatus Paceibacterota bacterium, a single genomic window includes:
- a CDS encoding alanine--tRNA ligase-related protein: MTSTEIRQKFLKFFEERGHKIVPSSSLVPEGDSSVLFTTAGMQQFKPYYIGKKDPEVDFNSKNTTSIQKCVRTSDIEEVGDERHLTFFEMLGNFSFGGYWKKEAIQYAYDFVTKEMNLKIDYVTVFEGEEGVPADVESEEIWKSIDQSIEVKKFGRADNFWGPTGEEGPCGPTTEIYVDGIEIWNIVFNEFYQDKNKNLRPLEIKGIDTGMGLERLAKVVQKVPTVFDTDLFKKLIDLLSERLGVRKKRILVDHARAVSFMISDGVYPGNKGAESVLRRILRRILAQFEAVEIKLAFDLTIVKFPELKRDIIWEVIDKERSQFIVALNLGKKELDKLNNIDPETAFGLFNTYGLPLDVIRDKFPQLNIQEFENEFKKHQEISKSGMEQKFKGGLAGHSEMEVKYHTATHLLHQALRDVLGSHVEQKGSNITTERLRFDFSHSAKMTDEEKKKVEDIVNGKIKSGLPVNKIVMKKEEAEKMGALHFFGDKYGDEVSVYYIGDSLESAYSKEFCGGPHAVNTSELASVVGPDGSSRKDRVFKIFKEEAISQGIRRIKAILE, translated from the coding sequence ATGACTTCTACTGAAATACGTCAAAAGTTTTTAAAATTCTTCGAGGAAAGGGGGCATAAAATTGTTCCTTCTAGCTCACTTGTACCGGAAGGAGATTCCTCAGTCCTTTTCACTACAGCAGGCATGCAACAATTTAAGCCGTATTATATTGGCAAGAAAGATCCGGAGGTAGATTTTAATTCGAAAAATACCACATCGATTCAAAAATGCGTCAGGACTTCAGATATTGAAGAAGTAGGGGATGAGAGGCACCTCACCTTTTTTGAGATGCTAGGGAATTTCAGTTTTGGTGGCTATTGGAAAAAAGAAGCCATCCAATACGCATACGATTTCGTAACCAAGGAGATGAACTTGAAAATCGATTATGTCACGGTTTTTGAGGGCGAAGAGGGAGTACCCGCCGATGTAGAGTCCGAGGAGATTTGGAAAAGTATAGATCAGAGTATAGAAGTGAAAAAGTTTGGCAGAGCAGATAACTTCTGGGGACCTACGGGTGAAGAAGGACCGTGTGGACCAACGACGGAGATTTATGTGGATGGTATAGAGATTTGGAATATTGTATTTAATGAATTCTACCAAGATAAGAATAAAAATCTTCGACCTCTTGAAATAAAAGGCATAGACACGGGTATGGGTCTCGAACGCTTGGCTAAAGTAGTGCAAAAAGTACCTACTGTTTTTGATACTGATCTATTTAAAAAATTAATCGATCTGTTATCTGAGAGATTAGGTGTTAGAAAAAAAAGAATACTTGTAGATCATGCTCGTGCTGTGAGTTTTATGATTAGCGATGGTGTGTATCCAGGTAATAAGGGAGCTGAATCTGTATTGCGCCGCATTCTGAGGAGGATTTTAGCTCAATTTGAAGCGGTAGAAATAAAACTTGCTTTCGATTTAACAATAGTAAAGTTTCCAGAATTAAAAAGAGATATCATTTGGGAGGTTATTGATAAAGAAAGATCACAATTTATAGTTGCTCTTAATTTAGGAAAAAAGGAACTCGATAAACTAAACAACATTGATCCAGAGACGGCATTTGGCTTGTTTAATACTTATGGATTACCTCTAGATGTTATACGGGATAAATTTCCCCAATTAAATATTCAGGAGTTTGAAAATGAGTTTAAGAAGCACCAAGAGATTTCTAAATCTGGAATGGAGCAGAAATTTAAGGGGGGATTAGCGGGGCATAGCGAGATGGAGGTGAAGTATCATACTGCCACACATTTGTTGCATCAGGCTTTACGGGATGTGTTAGGAAGCCATGTGGAGCAGAAAGGGAGCAATATTACTACGGAGAGGTTGAGGTTCGATTTCTCACATTCAGCGAAAATGACAGACGAGGAAAAGAAAAAAGTAGAGGATATTGTGAATGGGAAGATAAAGAGCGGTTTGCCTGTAAATAAAATAGTAATGAAAAAAGAAGAAGCGGAAAAAATGGGAGCCTTACACTTTTTTGGCGATAAATATGGGGACGAAGTTTCTGTTTATTATATTGGCGACTCGCTCGAGTCTGCCTATTCCAAAGAATTTTGCGGTGGACCGCATGCCGTAAACACTAGCGAGCTCGCTAGTGTTGTAGGTCCTGACGGCAGTAGCCGGAAGGATAGAGTTTTCAAAATCTTCAAAGAAGAAGCCATTTCCCAAGGCATCCGCCGCATCAAAGCAATACTTGAATAG